The Saprospiraceae bacterium genome includes a window with the following:
- a CDS encoding GNAT family N-acetyltransferase, whose translation MTTDKIELIPYDDQLRDQILYVWEASVLASHHFLSQADFESIKKIVQTIDFNAFEVFCLLKDAEVLGFIGVADRKVEMLFLSPDYFRSGYGKRLMHFAMNELSADKVDVNEQNIHAVQFYRSLGFETYERSELDDQGYHYPILRMALNQSI comes from the coding sequence ATGACAACTGATAAAATAGAATTAATTCCATACGATGATCAACTAAGAGACCAGATTTTATACGTTTGGGAAGCATCTGTATTGGCATCACATCATTTTTTGAGCCAGGCTGATTTTGAGTCCATCAAAAAAATAGTTCAGACGATTGATTTTAATGCTTTTGAAGTATTCTGTCTGTTGAAGGATGCTGAAGTTTTGGGGTTTATCGGTGTCGCGGACCGAAAAGTGGAAATGCTTTTTTTGTCACCGGATTATTTCAGGTCCGGATATGGAAAAAGACTGATGCATTTTGCAATGAATGAATTATCCGCCGATAAAGTGGATGTGAATGAACAAAATATCCATGCCGTCCAGTTTTACAGAAGTCTTGGATTTGAAACGTATGAAAGGAGTGAATTGGACGATCAGGGATATCACTACCCGATATTAAGAATGGCCTTGAATCAAAGTATTTAG
- a CDS encoding VOC family protein, translated as MLTEIHPKLPMRDKSVILDFYINKLQFQIFGSADFDEYLMVEKDNIQIHFFRYQDLDPAENYGQVYIRTDDIEQLFQSFLERKIDIHPNGSLQTKPWGQKEFSILDPDNNLLTFGQNL; from the coding sequence ATGCTCACTGAAATACATCCTAAACTTCCTATGCGTGACAAATCTGTTATCTTGGATTTTTATATCAATAAATTGCAATTTCAGATTTTTGGCAGTGCAGATTTTGATGAATACCTGATGGTGGAGAAGGACAACATTCAGATTCACTTTTTCAGATATCAGGATCTTGATCCTGCTGAAAACTACGGACAAGTGTATATCCGAACGGATGATATTGAACAGTTATTTCAATCTTTTTTGGAAAGGAAAATAGATATCCATCCGAACGGAAGTTTACAAACCAAACCTTGGGGGCAAAAAGAATTTTCTATATTGGATCCGGATAATAATCTGTTGACCTTCGGACAGAATTTGTAA
- a CDS encoding DNA/RNA non-specific endonuclease → MKYRRNHETAGKGLMTLYRMVIIVLVLIGSLALAYHFFSSKIQDSSTNAQSAENNTDIRTYLPTASGQIIHHTYYSLSYLEEYEQAEWTAYLMSKEILQMPNVPRSNFFSPDSKVKTGSAIHSDYTGSGFTRGHLVPAGDMSFDKIAMEESFLMSNMSPQVKAFNNGIWKELEENVRDWTFKKGSLYIISGPVLNTGIKQKIGKNKVSVPSAFFKVLLHYSEKEKEAIAFIIPNERSEKPLQHYMVNIDKVEEMTGIDFFNDMINDAEEEKLESTFDKTKWPVSEKRYQLRISKWNLE, encoded by the coding sequence GTGAAATACAGACGAAATCACGAAACAGCCGGAAAAGGATTGATGACTTTATACCGAATGGTAATAATCGTACTCGTATTAATCGGGAGCCTGGCATTAGCTTATCATTTTTTCTCTTCAAAAATACAAGATAGTTCTACCAATGCTCAATCGGCTGAAAACAATACAGATATCCGAACCTATCTTCCCACAGCTTCCGGTCAGATCATACATCACACTTATTATTCATTATCATATCTCGAGGAGTACGAACAGGCAGAATGGACGGCTTATCTGATGTCGAAAGAAATATTGCAAATGCCCAATGTGCCGAGATCCAATTTTTTCTCTCCTGATTCAAAGGTCAAAACAGGTTCCGCTATCCATAGTGACTATACCGGCTCCGGATTTACAAGAGGCCATCTGGTTCCGGCCGGAGATATGTCTTTTGATAAAATTGCTATGGAAGAGTCATTTTTGATGAGCAATATGTCTCCGCAGGTGAAGGCATTCAATAATGGTATCTGGAAAGAACTGGAAGAAAACGTCAGGGACTGGACATTTAAAAAAGGCTCTCTTTACATAATATCCGGCCCTGTTTTGAATACGGGCATCAAACAAAAAATAGGTAAAAACAAAGTTTCGGTACCTTCTGCTTTTTTCAAAGTTTTGTTGCATTATTCCGAAAAGGAAAAAGAAGCCATCGCTTTTATCATACCCAACGAAAGATCTGAAAAACCACTTCAGCATTACATGGTAAACATAGATAAAGTCGAAGAAATGACCGGGATTGATTTTTTTAACGACATGATCAATGATGCAGAAGAAGAAAAACTGGAATCAACATTTGATAAAACAAAATGGCCGGTCAGCGAAAAAAGATACCAACTCAGAATTTCAAAATGGAATCTGGAGTAA